Proteins from a genomic interval of Gordonia sp. SL306:
- a CDS encoding DNA polymerase III subunit delta', producing MTNVFSRLIGQVAVAEELQAAAHAARGVAARLDEGDSAAAQPDDDRFASRSRAAMTHAWLFTGPPGSGRSVAATCFAAALQCHAEDEVGCGECRACVTAMAQTHADIRHVVPQGLSLSVHEARDVVQAAARRPGTGRWQIVIVEDADRLTEQAANALLKAVEEPASRTVFLLCAPSVDPEDISVTLRSRCRHVALTTPGVADIERVLVDRDGIEPERAAWAAGVCGGHVGRARRLATDDDARAQREKALGLARAATRDSTAYAAAESLVKSAEEAAKAISAELDEPETEEMRTALGAGGTGKGTARPPRGSAGALKELERRQKSRATRVSRDMLDRALVDLAALFRDALVVSVGASVTAMHPDKADLVGGMAHYASPERLLRCVEAVLDCRTALDVNVKPKFAVDAMVAKIGLAMNSGR from the coding sequence GTGACGAATGTCTTCAGCCGTTTGATCGGCCAGGTCGCGGTGGCCGAGGAACTGCAGGCAGCGGCCCACGCCGCCCGTGGCGTGGCGGCGCGACTCGACGAGGGCGATTCCGCCGCCGCCCAACCGGACGACGACCGATTCGCGAGTCGGTCCCGGGCGGCGATGACCCACGCATGGCTGTTCACCGGCCCGCCCGGCAGCGGGCGTTCGGTGGCCGCGACGTGTTTCGCAGCAGCGCTGCAGTGCCACGCCGAGGACGAGGTCGGTTGCGGTGAATGTCGCGCCTGCGTCACCGCGATGGCGCAGACCCACGCCGACATCCGGCACGTCGTCCCCCAGGGGTTGAGTCTGTCGGTGCACGAGGCGCGTGACGTGGTGCAGGCCGCGGCGCGGCGCCCGGGCACCGGCCGGTGGCAGATCGTGATCGTCGAGGACGCCGATCGGCTCACCGAGCAGGCGGCGAACGCTCTCCTGAAAGCGGTCGAGGAGCCGGCGTCCCGGACGGTCTTCCTACTGTGCGCGCCGTCGGTGGATCCGGAGGACATCTCGGTCACCCTGCGGTCGCGGTGCCGACATGTCGCACTCACGACGCCGGGGGTGGCCGACATCGAGCGGGTCCTGGTCGATCGCGATGGCATCGAACCGGAGCGGGCGGCCTGGGCGGCCGGCGTCTGCGGAGGCCACGTCGGCCGGGCCCGACGGCTGGCCACCGACGACGACGCTCGGGCGCAGCGCGAGAAGGCCCTCGGGCTCGCGCGGGCCGCCACCCGGGATTCGACGGCGTACGCCGCGGCCGAGTCGTTGGTGAAGTCCGCGGAGGAGGCCGCCAAGGCCATCAGTGCCGAACTCGATGAACCCGAGACCGAGGAGATGCGGACGGCCCTCGGCGCGGGCGGCACCGGCAAGGGCACCGCCCGGCCGCCCCGCGGGAGCGCCGGTGCGTTGAAAGAGCTGGAGCGGCGGCAGAAGTCGCGGGCCACCCGGGTCTCTCGTGACATGCTCGACCGCGCCCTGGTCGATCTCGCCGCACTCTTCCGCGATGCGTTGGTGGTCTCGGTCGGTGCCTCGGTGACCGCGATGCATCCGGACAAGGCGGATCTGGTCGGTGGGATGGCGCACTACGCGTCGCCTGAGCGTCTCCTGCGGTGCGTCGAGGCCGTCCTGGACTGCCGGACCGCCCTCGATGTGAACGTGAAGCCGAAGTTCGCGGTCGACGCGATGGTGGCCAAGATCGGTCTGGCGATGAACTCGGGCAGGTGA
- a CDS encoding adenylate/guanylate cyclase domain-containing protein, whose protein sequence is MLRANVVGALFTFAFLRFGMPMEDSIRLDEITALNQIIFAVYLVGAMLVGAFLSIQLSLPVLVWHRRRTRLDNENARRRALKLPYLLSVVNAGLWLVGGVLFTLVNFAVSHKDAFIVGMASAIGALVTCVLSYMQAEKVLRPITVAAMANEPDVAVAPSVTTRIAVFWVISVVAPLAVIIGLITLQRLGWIATDPAGLQRPILWMSGAALAFSVIAIVRVVAAINDPIKQLRRAQSQVSAGNLNVAVRIYDGSDLGLLQAGFNDMVADLRERQQLRNLFGRYVGEDVARRAIETGTELGGQERYVGVLFVDIVGSTRLAVNRPPRDVVELLNEFFRVVVAVVGRHGGFVNKFQGDAALAIFGAPLDLEDFAGRALASARELRTELYRTLGDTDIGIGVSAGKAIAGHIGSEQRLEYTVIGDPVNEAARLTELAKDEPSRVLGSARAVFLASQQESENWEIGEGVELRGRGIETLLARPLLEPMGD, encoded by the coding sequence ATGTTGAGGGCCAACGTGGTGGGCGCCCTGTTCACCTTCGCGTTCCTCCGATTCGGGATGCCGATGGAGGACTCCATCCGTCTCGACGAGATCACCGCGCTCAATCAGATCATCTTCGCCGTCTACCTCGTCGGCGCGATGCTGGTCGGCGCGTTCCTGAGCATCCAATTGTCGTTGCCGGTGCTGGTGTGGCATCGGCGGCGTACGCGCCTGGACAACGAGAACGCGCGACGGCGTGCGCTCAAACTCCCGTACCTGTTGTCGGTGGTCAATGCCGGCCTGTGGCTGGTCGGCGGAGTGCTGTTCACCCTGGTCAACTTCGCGGTCTCCCACAAGGACGCCTTCATCGTGGGCATGGCCAGCGCCATCGGCGCCCTGGTGACATGCGTGCTGTCGTACATGCAGGCCGAGAAGGTGCTGCGACCCATCACCGTTGCCGCGATGGCGAACGAGCCCGACGTGGCGGTTGCGCCGAGCGTGACCACCCGCATCGCGGTGTTCTGGGTGATCAGCGTCGTCGCACCGCTGGCGGTCATCATCGGACTGATCACCCTGCAACGACTCGGCTGGATCGCAACCGATCCGGCCGGGTTGCAACGACCGATCCTGTGGATGTCGGGAGCGGCCCTCGCGTTCAGCGTCATCGCTATCGTCCGTGTGGTCGCCGCGATCAACGATCCGATCAAACAGTTGCGCCGCGCTCAGAGCCAGGTGTCGGCGGGCAACCTGAACGTCGCGGTCCGGATCTATGACGGCAGCGATCTCGGCCTGCTGCAGGCGGGCTTCAACGACATGGTCGCCGACCTGCGCGAGCGCCAACAGCTGCGCAACCTGTTCGGCCGGTACGTGGGCGAGGACGTGGCGCGGCGGGCGATCGAGACCGGCACCGAACTCGGTGGCCAGGAGCGCTACGTCGGAGTGCTGTTCGTCGACATCGTGGGGTCGACGCGGCTGGCGGTGAACCGGCCGCCACGCGATGTGGTCGAGCTGCTCAACGAATTCTTCCGTGTGGTGGTCGCCGTCGTCGGCCGCCACGGCGGCTTCGTCAACAAGTTCCAGGGTGACGCGGCGCTCGCCATCTTCGGTGCACCTCTCGATCTCGAGGACTTCGCCGGACGTGCCCTCGCCTCGGCGCGCGAGCTCCGCACCGAGCTGTACCGCACCCTGGGCGACACCGACATCGGGATCGGGGTGTCGGCGGGCAAGGCGATCGCCGGCCACATCGGCTCCGAACAGCGTCTCGAGTACACCGTGATCGGTGACCCGGTCAACGAGGCCGCACGGCTCACCGAACTGGCCAAGGACGAACCGAGCCGAGTGCTCGGCAGCGCACGCGCCGTGTTCCTCGCATCGCAGCAGGAGTCGGAGAACTGGGAGATCGGCGAGGGCGTCGAACTCCGTGGTCGTGGTATCGAGACGCTGCTCGCGCGCCCGCTGCTCGAGCCGATGGGAGACTGA
- the topA gene encoding type I DNA topoisomerase, giving the protein MADTSTASPANGSTTRRLVIVESPTKARKIAGYLGANYVVESSRGHIRDLPRGAADVPAKYKGQPWARLGVNVDDNFEPLYVVSADKKSTVTELKSLMKDVDELYLATDGDREGEAIAWHLLETLKPKIPVKRMVFHEITEPAIRAAAENPRDLDNDLVDAQETRRILDRLYGYEVSPVLWKKVMPKLSAGRVQSVATRIIVDRERERMAFVSADYWDIAATMDAGGAATPSTFGSRLVSVDDARVATGRDFDARGALKRSDGVVVLDGPRATRLADALDGADMSVTSVEEKPYTRRPYAPFMTSTLQQEAGRKLRFSSDRTMRIAQRLYENGFITYMRTDSTTLSESAINAARDQARELYGESFVHPTPRQYTRKVKNAQEAHEAIRPAGETFRTPGQVAGQLETDEFRLYELIWQRTVASQMADAKGTTMSLRISGTASTGERCTFAASGRTITFPGFLSAYVETVDEQTGGQADDEENRLPNLTEGQALTATSLTADGHSTNPPARFTEASLVKVLEELGIGRPSTYASIIGTIQDRGYVVKKGNALVPSWIAFAVVGLLEAYFENLVDYDFTASLEDDLDQIASGNANRTRWLTEFYFGDDGEAQAAEGSEVSGSDIAKHGGLKKLVGVNLEEIDAREVNSIRLFDDEEGRPVYVRVGRYGPYLERNVAQAGAEPDLKRANLPADITPDELTLAVAEKLFATPQEGRTLGVDPQSGHEIVAKEGRFGPYVTEILPSDDDDDTGSAPATVPAGPTPRDGGDSGGEVIHLDDAPTGGGGTGTTTAKKAPAKKAAAKKAAKKAGPKPRTGSLFKTMDISTVTLEDALKLLSLPRVVGVDPESGDEITAQNGRYGPYLKKGTDSRSLTNEEQLFEITLDEALKIYSEPKRRGRQAAAPPLRELGNDSVSEKPMVIKDGRFGPYVTDGETNASLRKGDEVDSITPERAMELLADRRARGPVKKRAAKKAPAKKAPAKKAAAKKTAAKKTAAKKTTAKKTAAKKATE; this is encoded by the coding sequence GTGGCCGATACCAGCACCGCATCTCCCGCGAACGGGAGCACGACTCGACGATTGGTCATCGTCGAGTCGCCGACCAAGGCCCGCAAGATCGCGGGTTACCTGGGGGCGAACTACGTCGTCGAGTCCTCTCGTGGTCACATCCGCGACCTCCCGCGCGGTGCGGCCGATGTCCCGGCCAAGTACAAGGGACAGCCGTGGGCGCGCCTCGGGGTGAACGTCGACGACAACTTCGAACCGCTCTATGTGGTCTCCGCCGACAAGAAGTCCACGGTCACCGAGCTGAAGTCGCTGATGAAAGACGTCGACGAGCTCTACCTCGCGACAGACGGTGACCGCGAGGGCGAGGCCATCGCCTGGCATCTGCTGGAGACCCTGAAGCCGAAGATCCCGGTCAAGCGGATGGTCTTCCACGAGATCACCGAGCCGGCGATCCGCGCCGCCGCCGAGAATCCGCGCGACCTCGACAACGACCTCGTCGACGCCCAGGAAACCCGCCGCATCCTCGACCGTCTCTACGGCTACGAGGTGTCACCGGTGCTGTGGAAGAAGGTCATGCCGAAACTGTCGGCAGGCCGTGTGCAGTCCGTGGCCACCCGCATCATCGTCGACCGCGAACGCGAGCGGATGGCGTTCGTCTCCGCCGACTACTGGGACATCGCGGCGACCATGGACGCCGGCGGCGCGGCCACCCCGTCGACCTTCGGGTCCCGGCTGGTGTCGGTCGACGACGCCCGGGTCGCGACCGGCCGTGATTTCGACGCGCGCGGCGCTCTCAAGCGTTCCGACGGCGTGGTCGTGCTCGACGGTCCACGTGCCACCCGGCTAGCCGACGCCCTCGACGGTGCCGACATGTCGGTGACCTCGGTCGAGGAGAAGCCCTACACCCGCCGCCCCTACGCCCCGTTCATGACATCCACGCTGCAGCAGGAGGCCGGGCGCAAGCTGCGGTTCTCCTCCGATCGCACGATGCGGATCGCGCAGCGCCTGTACGAGAACGGTTTCATCACCTACATGCGTACCGACTCGACGACACTGAGCGAGTCGGCGATCAACGCGGCACGCGATCAGGCGCGCGAGCTGTACGGCGAGTCGTTCGTACATCCGACCCCGCGGCAGTACACCCGCAAGGTCAAGAACGCACAGGAAGCCCACGAGGCGATCCGGCCCGCGGGTGAGACCTTCCGGACCCCGGGTCAGGTCGCCGGTCAGCTCGAGACCGATGAGTTCCGCCTCTACGAGCTGATCTGGCAGCGGACCGTCGCATCGCAGATGGCCGACGCCAAGGGCACCACGATGAGTCTGCGGATCAGCGGTACGGCGTCCACGGGGGAGCGCTGCACGTTCGCCGCGTCCGGCCGCACGATCACGTTCCCGGGCTTCCTGTCCGCCTACGTCGAGACCGTCGACGAACAGACCGGCGGACAGGCGGACGACGAGGAGAACCGGCTCCCGAATCTCACCGAGGGGCAGGCGCTGACGGCCACCTCGCTGACCGCCGACGGGCACTCCACCAACCCGCCCGCCCGCTTCACCGAGGCGTCGCTGGTCAAGGTTCTCGAAGAGTTGGGGATCGGCCGGCCGTCGACGTATGCATCGATCATCGGCACCATCCAGGACCGTGGCTACGTCGTGAAGAAGGGCAATGCCCTCGTACCGTCGTGGATCGCGTTCGCGGTCGTCGGGTTGCTCGAGGCCTATTTCGAGAACCTCGTCGACTACGACTTCACCGCGTCGCTCGAGGACGACCTCGACCAGATCGCCAGCGGCAACGCCAACCGCACCCGCTGGCTGACCGAGTTCTACTTCGGCGACGATGGCGAGGCTCAGGCGGCCGAGGGGTCGGAAGTGTCCGGATCCGACATTGCCAAGCACGGCGGGTTGAAGAAGCTGGTCGGCGTCAACCTCGAGGAGATCGACGCCCGCGAGGTCAACTCGATCCGCCTGTTCGACGACGAAGAGGGCCGTCCGGTCTACGTCCGCGTCGGTCGATACGGGCCGTACCTCGAACGCAACGTTGCCCAGGCGGGTGCGGAACCGGACCTCAAGCGCGCCAACCTGCCTGCCGACATCACCCCGGACGAGTTGACGCTTGCCGTCGCGGAGAAGTTGTTCGCGACGCCGCAGGAGGGGCGGACCCTCGGCGTCGATCCGCAGTCCGGCCACGAGATCGTGGCGAAGGAAGGCCGTTTCGGTCCGTACGTGACCGAGATCCTGCCGTCGGACGACGACGATGACACGGGCAGCGCGCCTGCCACGGTCCCCGCGGGACCGACGCCGCGCGACGGTGGTGACTCCGGCGGCGAGGTGATCCACCTCGACGACGCGCCGACCGGTGGTGGCGGGACCGGCACCACGACCGCCAAGAAGGCTCCCGCGAAAAAGGCCGCGGCGAAGAAGGCCGCCAAGAAGGCAGGCCCGAAACCGCGGACCGGATCGCTGTTCAAGACGATGGACATCTCCACCGTCACCCTCGAGGATGCGCTCAAGTTGCTGTCGCTGCCGCGGGTGGTCGGCGTCGATCCGGAGTCGGGCGACGAGATCACCGCGCAGAACGGCCGCTACGGGCCGTATCTCAAGAAGGGCACCGACTCGCGGTCGCTGACCAACGAGGAGCAGCTCTTCGAGATCACGCTCGACGAGGCGCTGAAGATCTACTCCGAGCCCAAGCGTCGGGGTCGTCAGGCCGCTGCCCCGCCGCTGCGCGAACTGGGCAACGACTCGGTCAGTGAGAAGCCGATGGTGATCAAGGACGGCCGCTTCGGTCCGTATGTCACCGACGGCGAGACCAACGCCAGCCTGCGCAAGGGCGACGAAGTCGATTCGATCACCCCGGAGCGGGCGATGGAACTGCTGGCCGACCGTCGGGCCCGCGGACCCGTGAAGAAGCGGGCCGCGAAGAAGGCCCCGGCCAAGAAGGCTCCGGCCAAAAAGGCCGCGGCGAAGAAGACTGCTGCCAAGAAGACCGCTGCGAAGAAGACGACCGCGAAGAAGACCGCGGCCAAGAAGGCAACCGAGTAG
- a CDS encoding cold-shock protein, translated as MAQGTVKWFNAEKGFGFIAPDEGSDDVFVHYSEIQGSGFRTLEENQRVEFEVGQGTKGPQATGVRAV; from the coding sequence ATGGCACAGGGAACTGTGAAGTGGTTCAACGCGGAAAAGGGCTTCGGCTTCATCGCACCAGATGAGGGGTCCGACGACGTGTTCGTCCACTACTCCGAGATCCAGGGATCCGGTTTCCGCACTCTCGAAGAGAACCAGCGGGTCGAGTTCGAGGTCGGTCAGGGCACCAAGGGCCCGCAGGCCACCGGTGTTCGCGCCGTCTAG